Proteins from one Malaya genurostris strain Urasoe2022 chromosome 2, Malgen_1.1, whole genome shotgun sequence genomic window:
- the LOC131427969 gene encoding serine/threonine-protein phosphatase 4 catalytic subunit, with the protein MPDHSDLDRQIEQLKRCEIIKENEVKALCAKAREILVEEGNVQRVDSPVTVCGDIHGQFYDLKELFKVGGDVPETNYLFMGDFVDRGYYSVETFLLLLALKVRYPDRITLIRGNHESRQITQVYGFYDECLRKYGSVTVWRYCTEIFDYLSLSAIIDGKIFCVHGGLSPSIQYLDQIRSIDRKQEVPHDGPMCDLLWSDPEDTHGWGVSPRGAGYLFGSDVVSQFNAANDIDMICRAHQLVMEGYKWHFNETVLTVWSAPNYCYRCGNVAAILELNENLQRDFTIFEAAPQESRGIPSKKPQADYFL; encoded by the exons ATGCCGGATCACAGCGATTTGGACCGACAGATCGAACAGTTGAAACGGTGCGAGATAATCAAGGAAAATGAAGTGAAGGCTCTGTGTGCTAAGGCCCGTGAAATTTTGGTGGAGGAGGGTAATGTGCAACGCGTTGATTCTCCTGTTACG gTTTGCGGTGACATTCACGGACAATTCTATGATCTAAAAGAATTGTTCAAAGTTGGTGGCGATGTACCGGAAACGAATTATTTGTTTATGGGAGATTTCGTTGATCGGGGATACTACAGCGTGGAAACATTCCTTTTACTCCTAGCGCTGAAGGTGCGTTATCCGGATCGTATCACTTTGATCCGCGGTAATCACGAATCCCGTCAGATCACTCAAGTATATGGCTTCTATGATGAATGCCTACGAAAATACGGCTCGGTGACGGTGTGGCGTTACTGTACGGAGATTTTCGACTATCTTTCACTTTCGGCAATAATCGATGGAAAGATCTTTTGCGTGCACGGCGGTCTGTCACCGTCGATACAGTATTTGGACCAGATTCGTTCTATCGACCGCAAACAGGAGGTACCCCACGATGGACCGATGTGCGATCTGTTGTGGAGTGACCCAGAGGACACACATGGCTGGGGAGTTTCACCGCGAGGCGCAGGCTATTTGTTCGGTTCGGATGTTGTTTCTCAGTTTAATGCGGCCAACGATATCGATATGATTTGTCGAGCCCACCAACTGGTGATGGAAGGTTACAAGTGGCATTTCAACGAAACGGTATTGACGGTTTGGTCTGCTCCTAATTACTGTTACAG ATGCGGCAATGTTGCGGCTATTCTGGAGCTGAATGAAAACTTACAGCGTGATTTTACGATTTTCGAGGCAGCTCCCCAAGAAAGCCGTGGTATTCCGTCGAAAAAACCACAGGCTGattatttcttataa
- the LOC131429135 gene encoding NAD-dependent protein deacylase Sirt4 — translation MRFMCSPRWYMIDTRVRFSSDSRFVPSHEPAVEGDLRKLERFLKDKPKTLVLTGAGISTESGIPDYRSEKVGLYARSNHKPIQHGDFINSEAVRKRYWARNYVGWPRFSAVAPNVTHYKLARLERDERISGVVTQNVDKLHTKAGSKNVIELHGSGYTVICVGKTGAGCDYRIPRHDFQQILDQMNPHMEDKSTMIRPDGDVELPHEYEENFKIPPCPQCGGSLKPEIVFFGDNIPMPRIETVVRMILESDGVLVLGSSLTVFSGYRIILQAKELGIPVAIVNIGDTRGDSVADLKISARCGELMQDLYKT, via the exons ATGCGTTTTATGTGCTCACCTCGCTGGTACATGATAGATACGCGAGTGCGATTCAGCTCTGATTCCAGATTTGTTCCCTCACACGAACCAGCCGTGGAAGGGGACCTTCGAAAACTGGAAAGATTTCTCAAAGACAAACCAAAAACCCTTGTTTTAACCGGTGCTGGAATATCTACGGAATCAG GAATTCCGGATTATCGTTCGGAAAAAGTTGGTCTATATGCTCGCTCTAATCACAAACCCATTCAGCATGGCGATTTCATCAATTCGGAAGCCGTTCGCAAACGCTACTGGGCGCGAAACTACGTTGGTTGGCCACGTTTTTCGGCTGTTGCTCCGAACGTAACCCATTACAAGTTGGCTCGATTAGAGCGTGATGAACGCATTTCCGGTGTGGTGACGCAAAACGTTGATAAGCTGCACACGAAAGCGGGTTCAAAGAACGTCATTGAATTACATGGCAGTGGCTACACTGTTATTTGCGTAGGTAAAACTGGTGCCGGATGCGATTATCGAATACCGCGTCatgatttccaacaaattcttgATCAAATGAATCCTCACATGGAAGACAAGTCAACCATGATACGACCAGATGGAGACGTCGAGTTACCTCATGAATATGAGGAAAACTTCAAAATACCACCTTGTCCTCAGTGTGGTGGGTCGTTGAAGCCGGAAATTGTGTTCTTCGGCGATAACATCCCAATGCCACGAATCGAAACTGTAGTTCGTATGATTCTGGAATCGGACGGAGTGCTGGTGCTCGGTTCCAGCTTGACGGTATTTTCCGGCTACAGGATAATACTGCAAGCAAAAGAACTTGGTATCCCGGTGGCGATAGTGAACATTGGTGATACGCGTGGGGATTCGGTGGCAGATTTAAAAATTTCCGCCAGATGTGGGGAACTGATGCAAGATTTGTACAAAACATGA